The Methanocalculus alkaliphilus genome segment ACGCTTATCGCCTCGCAGGAGGTCGATGACCAGCCATACATCAGGGGTTTCTTTGCGTCATAGAGGATCTTTGCGGTGTATTTTGCCGCCTCCTCATAGGTGACGTCTGTCCAGTTCCCGTCTTCATCCTGCATCCGGGGCCGGGTGATCCGGTCTTCTGCCTGAGCATGAAGGAACTTCTCTGCACCGATGGCACAGGCATGATAGACCTCCTTGATCTTCTTGCCGTCATCGGAGAGCTCGATCTCAAGATCATCACAGAGCGTCCCGCAGAAGGTGCATATTACATCTGATACGATATTTGCCATAGACTTTCCTCACACCTTGAGTCCGCATGCCCTGCGAACAACTTCCAGGGAGTCGTATATCGGCTCGTTGATGGCAACCTCAACCTCAATTGGTACGCCCTTGAAGGTCGGCATTCCGATTGAGTGTGTGTTTGGATCAACGACCATGTTTGACCATGGCCCCATCGGCATGTAGGCATCGCCAGGGTGGAGACCCTGGTCTGCTACTACGGCCTTGACGATGACGCTGCCAAACTCGTTAAAGACGCGGACGTTTGTGTTCTTCCAGACGTTGAGTCTCTTCATATCCTCAGGGGTCATCTCGATGATGGCGGCGGCCTTTGTATAGGCCTTTCTGTGTTTACCGCCTTCCATCGTTGCTCCCTGCTGAATGGTTCGTCCGGTGAGCAGGTTCAATGTAATCTTTGTCACGTTTTCAGCCTCCTCTATTCGTATCCGAACTCCTTCAGCGGGCTTGGTCCGAGTTCATTGACTGTCTTGACGACATCGCTGACGACCATTGCCCACTTTGCTCCCTCAGAAGCTGAGACGAATGTCATTCTGAGCCGCTTGTCTTCAAGGCCCATGTTCTTGAGGACACTCTTCATGAGGAACATCCTCTTTGCCGCCTTGTAGTTCCCTTCAAGGTAGTGGCAGTCCCCGAAGTGGCATCCTGAGATGAGAACGCCGTCTGCTCCGTCGATGAAGGCCTTCATGACGAAGAGGGTATCGACCCGTCCGGTACACATGACACGTACTGTCCTGATGTCAGGCGGGTACTGTGTCCGTGCACTTCCTGCCAGGTCTGCACCTGCGTAGGAACACCAGTTGCAGATGATCCCGAAGATCTTTGGCTTCCACTCGTCTGACATTTACTGTTCACCTCCAAGGAGGAACGCATCAATCTGCGCAACAATCTGTGGTGTGGTGAAGTGCTGCATCCAGATGGCACCGCCAGGGCAGAACCCTCCGCATGTACCGCATCCTTTGCATTTTGCCTCTGTCACCTGCATAACCTCGCGGCCATCCTTCTCGACGAGGGCGAGTGCTGAGTATGGGCACTGGTCGATGCACATGCCACAGCCTGCACACTTGTCATCGATACACATGGCGAAGTATGGCTCAAGCTCGACTTCTCCGACATGGATCGGGATCGATGCTGCTGCCGCTGCTCCTTCTGCCTGTGCGACCGTGTCAGGGATATCCTTTGGTCCCTGGCAGACACCTGCAAGGAAGACACCTGCTGTCGTTGTACCGCATGGGTTCAGCTTGGGGTGGCCTTCAAGGAGCCATCCGTCACCGGAGCATGAGATACCAAAGAGGTTTCTGACATGTGTCGTCTCTGCTGTTGGCTGTACTGCAGATGCAAGAACAACCATATCAAGCTCGATATCAACCGGCTGGCCAAGGAGTGTGTCCTCGGTGATGACACGGAGGTTCTTTGTGATCGGATCCTCTTCGATCTTGGCGACACGTCCACGGATGAACTTGGCTCCCTCGTCCTGGATACGGTAGTAGAACTCCTCGTACATCTTTCCGAATGACCGGATATCCATGTAGAAGATGTATGGCTGTGCGCCAGGGATCTTTTCATGTATCTGGTGGGCGTGTTTGAGCGAGTACATACAGCAGAACCTGCTGCAGTACGGCTTGCCGATGCCGGTGTTGTCACGTGATCCTGCACAGAGGACGAAACCGACTCTCTTTGGAACCTCTCCATCGCTTGGCCTGATTACTTTGCCGCCGGTTGGACCGGATGCGCAGATGAGACGCTCAAACTCGAGTGCGTTGATGACATTGTCATACCGCTTGTATCCCCACTCGGTCTTCTTCTCGATTGGGAAGAGCTCGTATCCGACGGCGAGAACTGCTGTTCCTACCTTGACGGTGACAAATTCGTCTTCCTGTTCAAGATCAATGGCCTTCTTGTCGCCACAGATATCGACACAGAGGTTACACTTCACACAGGAGTCGAAGTCAACTGTATAGATGAGCGGAACGACCTGTGCGTGGTAGATATAGATCGCCTTGCGTGGTGCCATCCCCATCTCGAACGGGTTTGGCTTGATGACGGGGCAGACTCCTTCACAGTCGCCACACCCGTTGCATCCTCCACCGACGATGCCGCGTGCCTCAGCCTCGGCAGGGGTGAGGACACCACGTGCCTTCTTCCGGAGTGTTACATCGAAGTTTCCGATATATCCCTCGACCTTCTCGACCTCGGTATAGGTCATCATCTCGATGTTTGGATGCCTGTCGATATCCACCATCTTCGGTGTCAGGATACACTGTGAACAGTCGAGTGTCGGGAATGTCTTGTCAAGCTGCGACATCCTGCCGCCGATTGTCGGGGACTTCTCGATAAGATAGGTCTTGATCCCTGAGCTTGCAAGATCGAGTGCTGCCTGAATACCTCCGACACCTGCTCCGACGACCATTGCGGCGTGCTCGACCGGCACGGACTTTGGATAGAGATCCTCAAGGAGTGATGCCTTGGCAACTGCCATCTTGAGAGCATCTTTCGCCTTGTCGGTTGCACCCTGCCTGTCGTGCATGTGAACCCATGAGTTCTGCTCGCGGATGTTTGCCATCTCGAACCTGAACGGATTCAGTCCACCCTCTTTGGATGCTGTCCTGAATGTCGGTTCGTGAAGACGTGGAGAACATGCAGCAACAACGATGCCGGTGAGGTTGTGCTCTTTGATATGCTCTTCGATCTTCTTCTGTCCCGGGGTTGAACACATGTACTGGTATTCATCTACCAGGACGACATTCGGGATTTCTTTGGAATACTCTTCAAGTTCCTTAATGTCCATAGAACCAGCGATGTTGGTACCACAGTGACAGATATATACACCAACTCGTGGTTTTTGTGATTTTGCTTCGTCAGCCATAGTGCACCTCACTGGAGTTTGTTCAGGAATGGTTCGCAGGAGATTCCATGGAGATCAAGCGCAAGCTCCTGCGGGCTCATGCCCTGTGCAAGGCCGAGCAGCTCACTGAAGTGAAGAACAGGTACTGACCATTCCATACCGAACTTCTCTCCGATCTCGATCTGGCCACGGTCAAACTGAAGTTGACAGAATGGGCAGATATCGGTTATTGCGTCCACACCGACCTCATTCATATTGATCAGCTTCTCGTTGGTGATGTCGAGGGCATGGGCGATATCATATCCACGGACACCGCCGCCTGCGCCACAGCACTGCATCTTGTTGCGGTACTGGACCGGCTCTGCACCAAGTGCGCCAACGAGCTCTTCCATCCACATCGGGTTCTCGGTATCTCCGACAGCCTCGACCTCAAACTCACGGTCTTTCCGTGGCTTGATGAGGTGGCATCCGTAGTGGACGGCGATCTTGACGCCCTTGAGGGGTGTTGTCACGCTGTCGGCGAGTTTTGCCACACCACAGATCGCTTCATCATAGTAGATCTCAGCAAGGTGGCGGACATCGATGGTTCCCTTAAACTCCATATCGATCTCTTTGAGGACTTCGTTGACGTCGTCCCTGAGCTCGTCATGGTGTTTGAGCTTGTGGTTAACCTCCCAGATTGACTTGTAACAGCCGTTGCAGATGAGGGCGATATCCATATTCATCTGCTCTGCAAGGACAAGGTTCCGTGCTGCCATTGACATCCAGACCTTCAGGTCGATGGATCCGAATGCACCTGGTGCAGGACAGCATGATGCTCCTTTGAGAGGTACAAGGTCGATACCAACGTTCCTACTGGTCTTGATGGCTGCTGCCTCAATGCCAGGGTACCGGTTTGGTGCGATGCATCCAAGGAAGAATGCGTATTGATGTGCTTTTCCTGACATTACTGACCCTCCGCCAGAATTTCATCAGCTTTGTCCTTCAGGCCATAGTGGTCGAGGATCTTCTGAATTCCTGGGATAAAGTCCGGATATTTTGCTGTCGTCTCAGGTTCGGCTTCGAGTCCGAGTCTGACACGGGCTGCACGGTTCACATCGTTATTTGGAACCCCGTGCCCGGTCTTATAGATGAACTGAACGGTGTTTAAGAAGTTCCGTGGAACAATCTCGCGTTTAAATGCCAGATTCCTCATCGCCATGATAATATCGGTCGGGGCGATATCACGGGGGCACCGGTCAGTGCATGAGTAGCAGGTGGTGCAGAGCCAGAGATCCGGGTCGGTCAGTGCATCATTTTCAAGTCCGAGGACAGCCCGGCGAACAAACTTCCGAATCCGGTAGGAGCTCCTCGGTGCTGATGGACATGACCCTGTGCAGGTACCACACTGGTAGCACATATGGGCGACGGTCATCCCGATCTTCTCAACATTCTTGAGGAAGTCTTCGGATGACTCTTCTGGACGGTAGTATCTGTCGGCGAGCCGGACAGACAGGTTTTCGTCGGAGTAACCTTTTGCTTTTGCCATAATGAAAACCTCACGCAGTCTCCATTCTCTTCAGCTGAACCTCTCCGATCTTTGCCTGGTCTTCCCGCACCTGTGAGGTCCGTGGAGTCAGAAGCTTCGCTTTGATCGTCTTGAAAAGGTCCGTCTCTTTGCCTTTGACCCTGATTCCGGTCCTCTTGAGAACGATGATATCTTCACCCGGGCAGGCGTTGACACATGCGCCACAGAGCATGCAGAAGTCCTTGTTCACGGCAATGACGTCTTCCTGCTCCCTCTTCAGCTCCTTTGCGGGCTTGGGGCTAGGCAGATAGATTGCATTGCAGGGGCAGACCTCGACACAGGTTGAACACCCTGACGGGCACTTCTCTGCATTGAAGGTGATGTCTCCCTCAAAGATCTTCTCGACGGTGATCGCCTCTTCCGGACAGTTCTTCGAACACCAGGTGCATGTACAGCACTCTTCCTGGATGATCGTGACGGTTCCGGGGAGCTTCTTGGACTCGACCGTCCTCTCGACGGTGATCGCCTCTTCCGGACATGCCTCGGCACAGACCTTGCATGTATCACAGAGGCTCTCGTCCCAGACAACCTCTCCATCAACAGCCCCTGTCTCGGGGGTGAATGGCTTGTGCTTCACGTAGATTGCGGGGCAGATTGCGC includes the following:
- the hdrC gene encoding CoB--CoM heterodisulfide reductase subunit C, whose protein sequence is MAKAKGYSDENLSVRLADRYYRPEESSEDFLKNVEKIGMTVAHMCYQCGTCTGSCPSAPRSSYRIRKFVRRAVLGLENDALTDPDLWLCTTCYSCTDRCPRDIAPTDIIMAMRNLAFKREIVPRNFLNTVQFIYKTGHGVPNNDVNRAARVRLGLEAEPETTAKYPDFIPGIQKILDHYGLKDKADEILAEGQ
- a CDS encoding molybdopterin dinucleotide binding domain-containing protein, producing the protein MTKITLNLLTGRTIQQGATMEGGKHRKAYTKAAAIIEMTPEDMKRLNVWKNTNVRVFNEFGSVIVKAVVADQGLHPGDAYMPMGPWSNMVVDPNTHSIGMPTFKGVPIEVEVAINEPIYDSLEVVRRACGLKV
- a CDS encoding hydrogenase iron-sulfur subunit; the protein is MSDEWKPKIFGIICNWCSYAGADLAGSARTQYPPDIRTVRVMCTGRVDTLFVMKAFIDGADGVLISGCHFGDCHYLEGNYKAAKRMFLMKSVLKNMGLEDKRLRMTFVSASEGAKWAMVVSDVVKTVNELGPSPLKEFGYE
- a CDS encoding CoB--CoM heterodisulfide reductase iron-sulfur subunit A family protein — its product is MADEAKSQKPRVGVYICHCGTNIAGSMDIKELEEYSKEIPNVVLVDEYQYMCSTPGQKKIEEHIKEHNLTGIVVAACSPRLHEPTFRTASKEGGLNPFRFEMANIREQNSWVHMHDRQGATDKAKDALKMAVAKASLLEDLYPKSVPVEHAAMVVGAGVGGIQAALDLASSGIKTYLIEKSPTIGGRMSQLDKTFPTLDCSQCILTPKMVDIDRHPNIEMMTYTEVEKVEGYIGNFDVTLRKKARGVLTPAEAEARGIVGGGCNGCGDCEGVCPVIKPNPFEMGMAPRKAIYIYHAQVVPLIYTVDFDSCVKCNLCVDICGDKKAIDLEQEDEFVTVKVGTAVLAVGYELFPIEKKTEWGYKRYDNVINALEFERLICASGPTGGKVIRPSDGEVPKRVGFVLCAGSRDNTGIGKPYCSRFCCMYSLKHAHQIHEKIPGAQPYIFYMDIRSFGKMYEEFYYRIQDEGAKFIRGRVAKIEEDPITKNLRVITEDTLLGQPVDIELDMVVLASAVQPTAETTHVRNLFGISCSGDGWLLEGHPKLNPCGTTTAGVFLAGVCQGPKDIPDTVAQAEGAAAAASIPIHVGEVELEPYFAMCIDDKCAGCGMCIDQCPYSALALVEKDGREVMQVTEAKCKGCGTCGGFCPGGAIWMQHFTTPQIVAQIDAFLLGGEQ
- the hdrB gene encoding CoB--CoM heterodisulfide reductase subunit B, whose translation is MSGKAHQYAFFLGCIAPNRYPGIEAAAIKTSRNVGIDLVPLKGASCCPAPGAFGSIDLKVWMSMAARNLVLAEQMNMDIALICNGCYKSIWEVNHKLKHHDELRDDVNEVLKEIDMEFKGTIDVRHLAEIYYDEAICGVAKLADSVTTPLKGVKIAVHYGCHLIKPRKDREFEVEAVGDTENPMWMEELVGALGAEPVQYRNKMQCCGAGGGVRGYDIAHALDITNEKLINMNEVGVDAITDICPFCQLQFDRGQIEIGEKFGMEWSVPVLHFSELLGLAQGMSPQELALDLHGISCEPFLNKLQ
- a CDS encoding 4Fe-4S binding protein; amino-acid sequence: MSNLYPKFSRTRDGVKVVMEQKLLQHTNNLILDSETCTGCGICVEACPEEAITLGLVGAIRRGAVSPVDDAPVSVDAEKCSYCGVCVIMCPFNALSLEIDGEEKLPILENEGFPQYDMVTEIDDEKCVRCTICDEICPREAIDRDVPVFEGADDEGVARQNALTAKTDFVVDDEKCNYCGICGAICPAIYVKHKPFTPETGAVDGEVVWDESLCDTCKVCAEACPEEAITVERTVESKKLPGTVTIIQEECCTCTWCSKNCPEEAITVEKIFEGDITFNAEKCPSGCSTCVEVCPCNAIYLPSPKPAKELKREQEDVIAVNKDFCMLCGACVNACPGEDIIVLKRTGIRVKGKETDLFKTIKAKLLTPRTSQVREDQAKIGEVQLKRMETA